The nucleotide window GTCGATCACGGCTTGCCGTGCTTGGTCAATCGAATGTGTGGAGATACCAATGAGTCGATCAGGACCAATGATCTTTCTTGCAGCAGCGGGTGCGAGGTCTTCCTGACCGAGATGAACCCCGTCGGCACTTGCGGAGGCAGCGATATCGGCCCGATCGTTGATGATTGCCAGAGTTGGTTTGTCGCGGGTCAGCGTGGCAAGTCGTTTGGCCCGCTCAACGAGATCTCGATCATCGAGTTTCTTGTCGCGGAGTTGGATCATACCCACACCCGCTTCGACCAACTGTCCAACGAGCGTAGTAAAAGCGTCTTCGTTTTTGCAGCCATCGATCAGGACGCAGAGCTTGATGTCACGCAGGCGTTCCCGCGAGTTGAGTGTCCGGCCTAGTGCTGCTTCGAACTCGTAAAACCGATAGCGAAGTTGTTCGAACTGAGCCGCCAAATCGCCATCGAAGACTTTCGAGAATTCTTCGAGGCTCCGGAGCGACTGCTTGGTACGCTGGCAACTTGCCTGGCAAACGGCAACAGTGTCCTCCCGATTCGTTTCGCTGTCGGTGGTGATGCTCGCCCCAACATCTCCGGCCATGTTCCGCGTCGCGTGTCGCTGCTCGGAGAGAATCACATTGGACGTCGTTGCCAGATCGTGCCTGAGTTGCTTCACCAAGCCGGTGAGATGCGAGTCGTCTAGGATAAACCGCACGAAGTCGTCCACGACCCTCAGGCCCTCGGTTGCCCGATTGAGCGAGGCATCAAGAAGTCGGATGGTTGAAGAATCAGGTGCTGGCATGAACTTGAGTGGGCAGTAGTCAGGGGGCAAGGGGCAGTTTCGACTGATTCACCAACAAGACTGCCGACTTAGAACTGCCCCCTGCCGACTTTCTCGCTGCAAACCGATCTCGCCCGAACTCGTTATTATCGCTATCTTTAGACTGTTCCCACAACGGGCAAACGGTTCGTCGGCGTCATTTGCTGCGCGGCGAGCGATGGCTTGAAACCTACCCCTAGCGGGCTACACTTCCCCAACCGCTGATTTAGTCGTCATCGTCGCGACTGGGTCGCATGAGGACCGGCAACTGTGAAGCAGCCGAAACTCCACTGGACCGCCTATTTATGGCCAGGACTCCCGCATCTGTGGAATCGGGGGTCTTGGGCAGGTTTGGCGCTGGCGGTAGGATTTACGGTACTGCTGAACGTGTGGTTGGTTTCCACGCTTGTTTGGAACGAGTGGTTACCCGCGAGAGTGAAACCTGCTGGTGCGGTTGTGCTGGCGGTCATTTGGTTGCTCGCATGGGTCGAGGCTCGAGCCGACTGGCGACGGTACTTGGTGGAGTTCGCGGAGAAGGATGGCCTCGACCACGATCAGCGTAGTGAGTTGAGATTCAAAGAGGCTCAGCAGAAGTATCTGGCCGGTGATTGGGTTGGTGCTGAGAAGATGCTGCTGAAGATTCTTAAGAGTGAGAAACAAGATGTCGCGTCGCGTTTGATGCTGGCAACCCTATGGCGCCGCCTTGATCGCACTGAGGATGCTTGCCAGGAGCTAGAACGAATCGAAAAATTGGAAGCCGCGAGTCAGTGGCAAGCAGAAATCGCTGCCGAGCGACGGCTGCTTCAAGAAGAACCTGACGAGATCGAGACACTCGAAGAAGTAACCATTGAAGTCGAAGAAGACCCTCCGGTAATCCTTCCGATTACCAACGAAACCACCGACAATAAGAACGACGAAGAAGACAAACAAGACCAGCGACGAGTCGCTTAACCGTCACGATTGCTGACGGCCCGCCCCGAAGGGAGAAGAGGAATATGTACGAACGCTTTACTGATCGCGCCCGCAAGGTCATGCAACTTGCTAACCAAGAGGCGCAGCGTTTCAATCACGAATACATTGGCACGGAGCATGTGCTGCTGGGACTGATCAAAGAAGGCTCCGGAGTTGCAGCCAACGTGCTGAAGAACTTAGACGTCGATCTTCGCAAGATCCGCCTAGAAGTCGAGAAGCTCGTCCAAAGCGGACCGGACATGGTCACGATGGGCAAGCTCCCGCAAACGCCACGCGCGAAGAAGGTCATCGAATACTCGATGGAGGAAGCGCGGCACTTGAATCACAACTATGTTGGCACCGAGCACATTTTGCTTGGCTTGCTCCGCGAGCAAGAAGGCGTTGCCGCTCAGGTGCTCATGAATCTTGGGCTCAAGCTTGAGGATGTACGCGAAGAAGTTCTCAATCTTCTTGGCCACGGCATAGAAGGTGAGGAGAGCGTCAGCAGCCGCGGCGGTCGAGGTGGCGGCGAAGGTGAGGAGCGTGAAAGTCGCAAGGGTGGCAAAAGCAAGACACCAGCGCTGGATAGCTTCGGTCGCGATCTGACGGAACTTGCCAAGCAAGGCAAGCTCGACCCCGTGATCGGTCGCGAGAAAGAGATTGAACGTGCTATTCAAGTCCTCTGCCGTCGCACGAAGAACAACCCTGTCCTGCTCGGCGAGGCGGGCGTTGGTAAGACGGCCATCGTTGAGGGTTTTGCACAACGCGTGGTAGATGGCAATGTCCCTGAGATTTTGCTTGAACGCCGCATTGTCGTTCTCGACTTGGCGATGATGGTCGCGGGCACGAAGTATCGCGGTCAGTTTGAGGAACGCATTAAAGCCGTGATGAACGAAGTGCGTCGTGCGAAAAATACGATCCTGTTCATCGACGAGCTGCACACGCTTGTTGGTGCCGGTGGTGCTGAAGGTGCGATTGATGCCTCCAACGTCCTGAAGCCAGCCCTCGCACGCGGCGAGATCCAGTGCATCGGTGCGACGACGCTCGATGAGTATCGCAAATACATTGAGAAGGACTCAGCTCTCGCACGTCGTTTCCAGGAAGTGCTGGTCGAACCGACCTCGGCCGAGGACACGATCAAGATTCTCGAAGGTCTTCGCGATCGCTACGAAGAGCATCACCGTGTGCAAATCACCGACGATGCCACCAAGGCGGCTGTTGAGCTTTCCGACCGTTACATCACCGGTCGTTGCCTGCCGGACAAAGCGATTGATGTGATCGACGAAGCGGGCGCTCGTGTCCGTCTGAAGACCATGAGCAAACCGCCCAATCTCAAAGAGATTGACGAAGAGGTCGAGCAGCTCAACGTCGAGAAAGAGGAAGCGGTCGCCAATCAAGATTTTGAGAAGGCTGCCGCGCTACGCGATCAAGCTGACAAGCTCAAGAAGAAGAAGAAAGACATCACCGCCCAATGGCGTGAAAAGTCACGCGAGAATGGTGGCGTTGTTGATGAAGACGTGATCGCGGAAGTTGTCTCGAAGATGACCGGCATTCCGCTAACGCGTATGAGCACCGAGGACACAATTCGTCTGATGAACATGGAGGATGAACTTCACGAGAAGGTCATTAGCCAAGACGAAGCCATCAAGGCGATCGCCA belongs to Lacipirellulaceae bacterium and includes:
- a CDS encoding thiamine phosphate synthase, which translates into the protein MPAPDSSTIRLLDASLNRATEGLRVVDDFVRFILDDSHLTGLVKQLRHDLATTSNVILSEQRHATRNMAGDVGASITTDSETNREDTVAVCQASCQRTKQSLRSLEEFSKVFDGDLAAQFEQLRYRFYEFEAALGRTLNSRERLRDIKLCVLIDGCKNEDAFTTLVGQLVEAGVGMIQLRDKKLDDRDLVERAKRLATLTRDKPTLAIINDRADIAASASADGVHLGQEDLAPAAARKIIGPDRLIGISTHSIDQARQAVIDGANYLGAGPTFPSKTKKFDKFSGLEYLKEVATEITLPTFAIGGIDAENLDQVIEAGIERIALSGAVASSQEPGKLAENLLSKLK
- a CDS encoding ATP-dependent Clp protease ATP-binding subunit, whose product is MYERFTDRARKVMQLANQEAQRFNHEYIGTEHVLLGLIKEGSGVAANVLKNLDVDLRKIRLEVEKLVQSGPDMVTMGKLPQTPRAKKVIEYSMEEARHLNHNYVGTEHILLGLLREQEGVAAQVLMNLGLKLEDVREEVLNLLGHGIEGEESVSSRGGRGGGEGEERESRKGGKSKTPALDSFGRDLTELAKQGKLDPVIGREKEIERAIQVLCRRTKNNPVLLGEAGVGKTAIVEGFAQRVVDGNVPEILLERRIVVLDLAMMVAGTKYRGQFEERIKAVMNEVRRAKNTILFIDELHTLVGAGGAEGAIDASNVLKPALARGEIQCIGATTLDEYRKYIEKDSALARRFQEVLVEPTSAEDTIKILEGLRDRYEEHHRVQITDDATKAAVELSDRYITGRCLPDKAIDVIDEAGARVRLKTMSKPPNLKEIDEEVEQLNVEKEEAVANQDFEKAAALRDQADKLKKKKKDITAQWREKSRENGGVVDEDVIAEVVSKMTGIPLTRMSTEDTIRLMNMEDELHEKVISQDEAIKAIAKAVRRSRSGLQDPKRPTGTFVFAGPTGVGKTLLAKALAEFMFGDEEALIQIDMSEYMEKHNVSRLIGAPPGYVGYEEGGQLTEQIRRRPYAVVLLDEIEKAHPEVFNMLLQLMEEGRLTDSFGRNVDFRNVILIMTTNAGADAIKNEGGFGFKKPDADADYDSMKGRVVEEIEKVFRPEFINRVNDIIVFRHLTETDLKEVVELELSKVRQRLAEKGLAIELSDEAKQFLIKKGSNTDYGARPLRRSIESFIEDPLAEELLKGEFNGKDLIKVEAKKVGDKKQLIFEGLKTKEDEPEPVGAGVGEGDDAPAEDVSE